A window of the Brassica napus cultivar Da-Ae chromosome C5, Da-Ae, whole genome shotgun sequence genome harbors these coding sequences:
- the LOC106453502 gene encoding uncharacterized protein LOC106453502, whose product MSFTRTYEAGQTHSSKLESMIGQVLKRQQKMSAFLDERLDSVYSDSHDKFEALSYRVKKLDRQVAHNAGFVRRDEGFLPGKADTNPRCQVCAVLLRSRKRLSPSAEEITSAEKTPEAEKETINLDEEEEESEEYVEINRHEGNNVDRPTTVNIDRQNENNVDRHSTPATPAVERVCRTLPPFPPNKTQTKRELDKPICKKAFDKITLKMPLSDAIKLSSSIKKYVKDMVSNSFPAAEYSVMMVSEEVSAIIQSETPIKRPDPDSFVLYCNIRDKNFPRSLCDLGSSVNLMPHSVAISLGYDEFKLTK is encoded by the coding sequence ATGAGCTTCACAAGGACCTATGAGGCAGGACAAACTCATAGTAGCAAACTGGAATCTATGATTGGTCAAGTTCTAAAACGCCAGCAGAAAATGAGTGCGTTTCTCGATGAAAGATTGGATTCCGTATATTCTGATTCACATGATaagtttgaagctttgagtTACCGTGTCAAGAAATTGGATAGACAAGTTGCACATAACGCTGGGTTTGTCAGAAGGGATGAAGGATTCCTTCCTGGAAAAGCTGACACCAACCCAAGATGTCAAGTTTGCGCTGTGTTACTAAGAAGCAGAAAACGCCTTTCCCCGAGCGCTGAAGAAATCACTTCTGCAGAAAAAACCCCTGAAGCTGAAAAGGAAACGATTAACctcgatgaagaagaggaggagtcgGAAGAATATGTCGAAATCAATCGACATGAAGGGAATAATGTCGATCGACCGACTACggtaaatatcgatcgacagaatgaaaacaatgtcgatcgacactcgacTCCTGCCACTCCGGCGGTAGAGAGAGTGTGTAGGACTTTGCCACCCTTTCCTCCCAACAAGACGCAAACTAAGCGAGAACTGGATAAACcgatctgcaagaaagcattcgatAAAATCACGTTGAAAATGCCACTAAGTGATGCCATAAAATTATCATCTTCAATTAAGAAATATGTAAAAGACATGGTATCCAACAGCTTCCCGGCTGCTGAATACAGCGTCATGATGGTTTCAGAGGAAGTAAGTGCAATAATCCAAAGCGAAACCCCGATCAAGAGACCTGATCCCGATAGTTTTGTTCTATATTGCAACATACGAGATAAGAATTTTCCTCGATCCCTTTGTGACCTAGGATCCAGCGTGAATCTCATGCCCCACTCTGTCGCGATATCCTTGGGATACGACGAATTCAAACTCACCAAATAA